Proteins encoded by one window of Lathyrus oleraceus cultivar Zhongwan6 chromosome 1, CAAS_Psat_ZW6_1.0, whole genome shotgun sequence:
- the LOC127080845 gene encoding protein trichome birefringence-like 21 — MESCEATEILKSAKNIPKTVFLFPLTAFILVLLLPLLIHFNQSSSKVLFTTTVVENQTTTTNCNNLFSGKWVPYLGQPYYNETCPFITEKQNCLIHGRPDSDFLKWRWKPDDCELPLFDAKVFLKIVKGKSMAFVGDSIGRNQMESLLCLLNNVARPEDITTKYVSNEDLTYFKWWFYADYNFTITMLWSPFLVKSSKSYIYNSSNFYKPESLYLDEPDTAWTSRIENYDYVIFSGGQWFFRPFTFYEKNQIVGCQKCNNSIELNYYGYKKAYRTALKTIMNHKQFKGLAFLATHSPNHFENGEWNKGGGCNRTQPFSNEQKWEVHPYGLEILHQIQMDEFSAAKKNASENGSRFGLIDITEAMLMRPDGHPNKYGHALNKNVSVNDCVHWCMPGPVDTINEIFLYMIMRMKL; from the exons ATGGAGTCATGTGAAGCAACAGAGATTCTGAAATCTGCCAAAAACATACCCAAAACAGTTTTCCTCTTTCCCCTCACAGCCTTCATCCTTGTCCTTCTTCTTCCTCTCCTCATTCACTTCAATCAATCATCTTCAAAGGTTCTCTTCACAACCActgttgttgaaaatcaaacaaCAACGACAAATTGCAACAATTTGTTTTCCGGAAAATGGGTTCCTTATCTAGGACAACCTTATTACAACGAAACCTGTCCTTTTATAACAGAGAAACAAAACTGTCTCATTCATGGAAGACCAGACAGTGATTTTCTTAAATGGAGATGGAAACCGGATGATTGTGAGCTTCCTTTGTTTGATGCGAAAGTGTTTTTGAAGATTGTTAAGGGAAAGTCAATGGCTTTTGTTGGAGATTCAATTGGGAGAAATCAGATGGAATCTTTGCTATGTCTCTTGAATAAT GTTGCGAGGCCAGAGGACATTACAACCAAATATGTATCAAATGAAGACCTAACATATTTCAAATGGTGGTTCTATGCTGATTATAACTTCACCATTACAATGCTGTGGTCTCCTTTTCTAGTGAAATCCTCCAAATCTTACATCTACAACAGTTCTAATTTCTACAAACCCGAGAGTCTTTATCTTGACGAACCAGATACAGCTTGGACGAGTCGAATTGAAAATTACGACTACGTAATTTTCTCTGGCGGACAATGGTTTTTCCGACCATTCACATTCTACGAAAAGAATCAAATTGTTGGATGTCAAAAATGCAACAACTCAATAGAACTCAACTATTACGGATACAAGAAAGCGTACCGAACCGCTCTCAAAACTATTATGAATCACAAACAGTTCAAAGGATTGGCATTTTTGGCAACACATTCTCCGAATCATTTTGAGAACGGCGAATGGAATAAAGGCGGAGGCTGTAATCGAACACAGCCCTTTAGTAATGAACAAAAATGGGAAGTGCATCCTTATGGTCTAGAGATATTACATCAAATACAAATGGATGAATTCAGTGCTGCAAAGAAGAATGCAAGCGAAAATGGCTCGCGTTTTGGTTTGATTGATATAACGGAGGCAATGTTGATGAGGCCGGACGGGCATCCTAACAAATACGGGCATGCGTTGAATAAAAATGTGAGTGTTAATGATTGTGTTCATTGGTGTATGCCGGGTCCCGTTGATACTATCAATGAGATTTTTCTCTATATGATCATGAGAATGAAGTTATGA